Proteins encoded by one window of Lutibacter sp. A64:
- a CDS encoding SusC/RagA family TonB-linked outer membrane protein has translation MKKLKNFKSKANCQNSGSLVLKLNFNRVLTLAFLFSMSFFQGIAAKSISYSSFENKEPIILNQQIEISGVVSDKDGPLPGVNVLVKGTSNGALTDFDGNYSISVDNNAVLVFSYIGYKTKEVLVDGETTINVMLEANTENLDEVVVLGYSTRKKGDVTGSVSTVKAGDIEKSGSKDLVKSLAGKVSGLIISDRGGTPGSGETTLLIRGKSTLGNNSPLILIDGIVASSFSHLSPQDIESLTVLKDGAAAIYGARAANGVILVTTKRGKNGKTKINLSTSYTISSFSAEPSLMSSEQFAIYNNEIEERFGRNATYTQEDIVKYANGSDPINYPNTNWADETFSKTSPESRTSLSLSGGNENVNYFVSGDMIRQKGMYKSGDLKFDQNQIRSNLDIKIIDDLKLGVDLSGRFGETVEPGIGTSYIYKNIYNNFPTEVAVYPNGLVAWGGENGANPVIMSSNETGFEKQVDNDLRGKISVDYDLNKLAEGLKFKGFAGMRRMNYDQKYWYSPWTVYSYLEGADEYVAQPGFSQDGNENILRESFWKYNELMLNATVYYSKTINDKHNFSGFVGYEQTTSDQRNFWVEKKGFPDSEHSELFAGDTDGQTSDGTSYEWARVNYFGSFSYDYMKKYYVDITLRHDGSSNFGPGNRFGTFPGIALSWSIDKESFMEDVSWVNSLKLRTSWAKMGNDRISGFQYLTQYNYAGNVGALPNYYNFGGEYYNGYSSIGVAAANPDITWEAADMKNIGLNFTLLDSRLTGDFNYFYQKREDILITRNASIPDYTGLTLPQENIGKVDNYGWEFELGWNDTIEDLGYNIGFNFTQAKNEVVYMDEAENVIDAMKQEGHPMDSYLIYPTNGLFQNQAQVDAEPAKLAGTVPGEPYYIDTNENGRIDAGDRIRSYSSNVPEVQYGIHGGLNYKNWNFSFLFQGQAKAKMQVFFEGNGALPDFLYDQRWTPENTEARYPRAYANGDSYSTSLNGPENFQGADLWLRDASYLRLKEVELGYALPKDITRFADVKVYVRGYNVLTMFSDIYDLGLDPEAEGYNSFRQSRYPSLKSFTFGLNFNF, from the coding sequence ATGAAAAAACTAAAAAATTTTAAATCAAAAGCAAATTGCCAAAACTCGGGTAGTTTAGTTTTAAAATTGAATTTTAACAGGGTGCTTACTTTAGCATTTTTATTTTCAATGAGTTTTTTTCAAGGTATAGCTGCGAAATCGATTTCGTATAGTAGCTTTGAAAATAAAGAACCAATAATCTTAAATCAACAAATTGAGATTTCTGGTGTGGTTTCTGATAAAGACGGACCATTACCAGGTGTAAATGTTTTAGTTAAAGGTACTTCAAACGGAGCCTTAACAGATTTTGATGGGAATTATTCAATTTCAGTAGATAATAATGCTGTTCTTGTGTTTTCTTACATAGGGTATAAAACTAAAGAGGTTTTAGTTGATGGAGAAACAACAATAAATGTGATGCTAGAAGCTAATACAGAAAATCTTGATGAAGTTGTAGTATTAGGATATTCAACTAGAAAAAAAGGAGATGTTACAGGTTCTGTAAGTACTGTAAAAGCTGGAGATATTGAAAAATCGGGTAGTAAAGATTTAGTAAAATCATTGGCAGGTAAGGTTTCAGGTTTAATCATTTCAGATAGAGGAGGTACACCAGGTTCGGGTGAAACAACATTATTAATAAGAGGAAAATCTACTTTGGGTAATAACTCTCCATTAATATTAATTGATGGAATTGTAGCGTCTTCTTTTTCTCATTTGTCACCTCAAGATATTGAAAGTTTAACAGTTTTAAAAGATGGAGCTGCTGCAATTTATGGAGCAAGAGCTGCAAATGGTGTTATTTTAGTAACAACAAAAAGAGGTAAAAATGGGAAAACTAAAATAAATTTATCTACTTCTTATACTATTTCTTCATTTTCAGCCGAACCAAGTTTAATGTCTTCGGAACAATTTGCAATTTATAATAATGAAATAGAAGAAAGGTTTGGTAGAAATGCTACATATACTCAAGAAGATATTGTTAAATATGCTAATGGTTCAGATCCTATTAATTACCCTAATACAAATTGGGCAGACGAAACTTTTTCTAAAACATCACCAGAATCAAGAACATCATTATCACTTTCTGGAGGAAATGAAAATGTAAATTACTTTGTTAGTGGAGATATGATTCGTCAAAAAGGAATGTATAAATCAGGCGACTTAAAATTTGATCAAAATCAAATAAGATCGAACTTAGATATTAAAATTATAGATGATCTTAAATTAGGTGTTGATTTATCTGGAAGATTTGGTGAAACTGTAGAGCCAGGTATTGGTACAAGCTATATTTATAAAAATATTTATAATAATTTTCCTACTGAAGTTGCTGTATATCCAAATGGTTTAGTTGCTTGGGGAGGAGAAAACGGAGCAAACCCAGTTATTATGTCTAGTAATGAAACAGGTTTTGAAAAGCAAGTAGATAATGATTTACGTGGTAAAATATCAGTCGACTATGATTTAAATAAACTTGCTGAAGGTTTAAAATTTAAAGGGTTTGCAGGTATGAGAAGAATGAATTATGATCAAAAATATTGGTACAGTCCTTGGACGGTTTATTCTTATCTAGAAGGTGCCGATGAATATGTAGCTCAACCAGGATTTTCACAAGATGGGAATGAAAATATATTACGCGAAAGTTTTTGGAAATACAACGAATTAATGTTGAATGCAACTGTTTATTATTCTAAAACAATAAACGATAAACATAATTTTAGTGGGTTTGTTGGATATGAACAAACTACTTCAGATCAACGTAATTTTTGGGTAGAAAAGAAAGGTTTCCCAGATTCTGAACACTCTGAGTTATTTGCAGGAGATACAGATGGTCAAACTTCTGATGGAACATCTTATGAATGGGCTCGTGTTAATTATTTTGGGTCATTTTCTTACGATTATATGAAAAAATATTACGTAGACATTACATTACGTCACGATGGCTCTAGTAATTTTGGTCCAGGAAATAGATTTGGAACTTTCCCAGGAATTGCATTGTCTTGGTCAATAGATAAAGAATCTTTTATGGAAGATGTTTCTTGGGTAAATTCATTAAAACTAAGAACATCTTGGGCTAAAATGGGTAACGACCGTATTTCTGGATTTCAGTACTTAACCCAATATAATTATGCCGGTAATGTAGGCGCACTACCTAACTATTATAATTTTGGTGGAGAATATTATAATGGATATTCTAGTATTGGAGTTGCAGCTGCAAATCCAGATATTACTTGGGAGGCTGCAGATATGAAAAATATTGGTTTAAACTTCACATTATTAGATAGTAGATTGACAGGAGATTTCAATTATTTTTATCAAAAAAGAGAAGATATTTTAATAACAAGAAATGCATCAATACCAGATTATACAGGGTTAACATTACCTCAAGAAAATATAGGTAAAGTAGATAATTATGGTTGGGAATTTGAATTGGGATGGAATGATACTATTGAAGATTTAGGTTATAATATTGGTTTTAATTTTACTCAAGCCAAAAATGAAGTAGTTTATATGGATGAGGCTGAAAATGTAATAGATGCAATGAAGCAAGAAGGACATCCAATGGATTCTTATTTAATATATCCAACAAATGGACTTTTTCAAAACCAAGCACAAGTAGATGCTGAACCTGCAAAATTAGCAGGTACAGTTCCAGGAGAACCATATTATATTGATACAAATGAAAATGGTAGAATAGACGCAGGAGATAGAATACGTTCTTACTCTTCAAACGTACCTGAGGTACAATATGGTATACACGGAGGTTTAAATTATAAAAATTGGAATTTTAGTTTCTTATTTCAAGGGCAAGCAAAAGCTAAAATGCAAGTGTTTTTTGAAGGAAATGGAGCGTTGCCAGATTTCTTATATGATCAACGTTGGACTCCTGAAAATACTGAAGCAAGATATCCAAGAGCCTATGCAAATGGAGATTCATATAGTACTAGTTTAAATGGACCAGAAAATTTCCAAGGCGCAGATTTATGGTTACGCGATGCTTCATACCTTAGGTTAAAAGAGGTTGAATTAGGATATGCTTTACCTAAAGATATAACAAGGTTTGCTGATGTTAAAGTTTATGTAAGAGGTTACAATGTGTTAACTATGTTTTCAGATATATATGATTTAGGCTTAGATCCTGAAGCAGAGGGTTATAACAGCTTTAGACAAAGTAGATACCCTTCCTTAAAATCATTTACGTTTGGTTTAAATTTTAATTTTTAA